The following are encoded together in the Bradyrhizobium genosp. L genome:
- a CDS encoding DUF3072 domain-containing protein, giving the protein MADNTQKYPKDWVSGNDPMTGAQESYLNTFSEHAHKPLPERELTKAEASELIDKMRDKAGLEE; this is encoded by the coding sequence ATGGCCGACAACACGCAGAAATACCCCAAGGATTGGGTGTCCGGGAATGATCCGATGACCGGCGCCCAGGAGTCGTACCTCAATACTTTTTCTGAACACGCCCACAAGCCCCTGCCCGAAAGGGAGCTGACGAAGGCGGAGGCATCCGAACTGATCGACAAGATGCGGGACAAGGCCGGGCTGGAGGAGTGA
- a CDS encoding DUF1236 domain-containing protein, producing the protein MNASVNINDQQRTRVSQSISRLDVRPLTSVNFSVSVGTVVPRDIRLQQLPADVVEIVPQYRGYDFVVVKDEIVIVEPSSYKIVATLPYSGRSTASAPARSEEHKTAFSDRDREVIRKHAKARPVEREKHVTTGSTVRTEIRTGERVPEGVEVETFPEEVYRDAPTLREYRYINRDSHTYIVEPRERRVIEEID; encoded by the coding sequence GTGAATGCCTCGGTCAACATCAACGACCAGCAGCGTACCCGCGTTAGCCAGTCGATCTCGCGTCTCGACGTGAGGCCGCTCACCAGTGTGAACTTCTCGGTGTCGGTCGGAACGGTCGTTCCGCGCGACATTCGGCTGCAGCAGCTGCCGGCCGACGTGGTCGAGATCGTTCCGCAGTACCGCGGCTACGACTTCGTCGTCGTGAAGGACGAAATCGTCATCGTGGAGCCCTCCAGCTACAAGATCGTCGCCACGCTGCCGTATTCTGGCAGGTCCACCGCCTCCGCGCCCGCCCGCAGCGAGGAGCACAAGACTGCCTTCAGCGATCGCGATCGCGAGGTGATCCGGAAGCATGCGAAGGCGAGGCCGGTCGAGCGCGAGAAGCACGTGACCACCGGCAGCACGGTCCGCACCGAAATCCGGACCGGCGAGCGCGTGCCGGAGGGCGTCGAGGTCGAGACTTTCCCCGAGGAGGTCTATCGCGACGCTCCGACGCTGCGCGAATACCGTTACATCAACCGCGACAGCCATACCTACATCGTCGAGCCGCGCGAACGCCGCGTCATCGAAGAGATCGACTAA
- a CDS encoding glycosyltransferase family 4 protein, with product MHIAQLAPLAESVPPKLYGGTERVVAWLVDELVGLGHHVTLFASGDSRTRGELHPVWPRALRLGRKGTDPNSAISMLMEAVADRATDFDVIHSHIDWLPLPLLGRLGVPFLTTMHGRLDLPGLPDVVRAFADAPFISISDNQRIPLPDAKWLGTIHHGLPPDRLRPCYEPGSYLAFLGRLTAEKGPEVAIRIAHKAGTPLHIAAKIPRAETGYFKRIIEPHVDDEAVRLIGEVNEAKKQPFLSGAAALLFPINWPEPFGLVMVEAMACGTPVIAYRSGSVPEVVEHGVTGFIVENEEEAVRAVGELPRLDRRAIRARFEERFSATRMARNYEAQYRKLVAAASSARSGRKPLVIREDTECGSREQGRSVLP from the coding sequence ATGCACATCGCCCAGCTCGCGCCCTTGGCCGAAAGCGTTCCTCCGAAGCTTTATGGAGGCACGGAACGGGTGGTAGCCTGGTTGGTCGACGAGCTCGTAGGTCTGGGTCACCACGTCACTTTGTTCGCGAGCGGTGACTCCCGTACACGAGGAGAACTTCATCCTGTCTGGCCTCGCGCTCTCCGGCTCGGGCGCAAAGGGACTGATCCCAATTCCGCCATCTCCATGCTCATGGAAGCGGTCGCCGACCGTGCCACGGACTTCGACGTGATTCATTCCCATATCGACTGGCTGCCGCTTCCGCTGCTCGGCCGGCTCGGCGTGCCGTTCCTGACCACCATGCACGGCCGGCTGGACCTGCCCGGCCTGCCAGACGTTGTTCGGGCCTTTGCAGATGCGCCTTTCATCTCGATTTCCGATAACCAACGCATCCCTCTCCCAGATGCGAAATGGCTCGGCACGATCCACCACGGACTCCCTCCGGACCGGCTTCGCCCTTGCTACGAACCCGGATCCTATCTGGCGTTCCTGGGCCGCTTGACGGCGGAGAAAGGTCCAGAGGTCGCTATCCGCATCGCCCACAAAGCTGGGACGCCTCTGCACATCGCAGCCAAGATACCGAGGGCAGAAACCGGATATTTCAAGAGGATCATCGAGCCGCACGTCGACGACGAGGCGGTCCGGCTCATCGGCGAAGTGAATGAGGCGAAGAAGCAACCGTTCCTAAGCGGAGCGGCCGCTCTCTTGTTTCCAATCAATTGGCCGGAGCCTTTCGGTCTCGTCATGGTCGAGGCGATGGCATGCGGGACACCCGTGATCGCCTATCGCTCCGGATCCGTTCCCGAAGTTGTTGAGCATGGCGTGACCGGCTTCATCGTCGAGAACGAAGAGGAGGCCGTCCGTGCCGTCGGCGAACTGCCTCGGCTCGACAGACGGGCGATCCGCGCGCGGTTCGAGGAGCGTTTTTCCGCGACGAGAATGGCGAGAAACTATGAGGCTCAATACCGGAAGCTGGTTGCCGCCGCGTCCAGCGCGCGAAGCGGTCGCAAACCCTTAGTCATTCGGGAGGACACGGAATGTGGTTCGCGAGAGCAAGGCCGATCTGTGCTGCCCTGA
- a CDS encoding L,D-transpeptidase family protein, protein MWFARARPICAALIAVAVAVPAFSAELKSDAINSAEPSKKTLSTEKATPAGVRLQVLLDRAHFSPGEIDGKFGENAKKALRAFAEADQLPGSDDLTADVWQALRTDDRPVVTNYTITEKDVAGPFLNKMPSRMVDMKDLPKLGFTSPREGLAEKFHESQQLLAAMNPGQRFDRAGDTIVVVDVGENGDGAPAKADRVEVDKAKQTVKLFDKSNALIGFYPATVGSEDKPSPTGMLKVTEIDRNPTYRYNPDYHFRGVHSDKPFTIKPGPNNPVGTVWINLSAEGYGIHGTPEPGKVSKAESHGCVRLTNWDAERVAESVTKGTAVAFVEAER, encoded by the coding sequence ATGTGGTTCGCGAGAGCAAGGCCGATCTGTGCTGCCCTGATCGCTGTCGCGGTCGCGGTTCCGGCGTTCAGCGCGGAGTTGAAGTCCGACGCGATCAACTCGGCGGAGCCATCGAAGAAGACCTTGTCGACGGAGAAAGCGACCCCAGCGGGCGTGAGACTACAGGTTCTCCTCGACCGTGCGCACTTCTCGCCTGGCGAGATCGACGGCAAATTTGGAGAGAATGCCAAGAAGGCGTTGCGGGCCTTCGCCGAAGCTGATCAGTTGCCGGGCTCGGACGATCTGACGGCGGACGTCTGGCAAGCGCTCCGCACAGACGACCGGCCCGTGGTCACCAACTACACCATCACCGAGAAGGACGTCGCGGGGCCGTTTCTGAACAAGATGCCGTCCAGGATGGTGGACATGAAGGATCTTCCCAAGCTCGGCTTCACGAGCCCGCGGGAGGGGCTTGCAGAGAAATTCCACGAAAGCCAGCAGCTGTTGGCCGCAATGAATCCCGGGCAGCGGTTTGATCGCGCAGGCGACACGATCGTCGTCGTGGATGTCGGAGAGAACGGCGACGGAGCGCCTGCCAAGGCGGACCGGGTAGAGGTCGACAAGGCCAAGCAGACGGTGAAACTGTTCGACAAGTCGAATGCATTGATCGGCTTCTATCCTGCGACGGTGGGAAGCGAAGACAAACCGTCGCCGACCGGCATGCTGAAAGTGACCGAGATCGACCGCAATCCGACATACCGCTATAATCCCGACTATCATTTCAGGGGCGTCCACTCCGACAAGCCTTTCACCATCAAGCCCGGTCCGAACAATCCGGTCGGGACCGTCTGGATCAACCTATCCGCCGAAGGATACGGAATTCACGGTACGCCTGAACCGGGCAAGGTCTCGAAGGCCGAGTCTCACGGCTGCGTCCGTCTCACGAACTGGGATGCCGAACGCGTCGCGGAGAGCGTGACAAAGGGGACCGCCGTGGCGTTTGTCGAAGCGGAACGGTAG